The following are from one region of the Trichoderma breve strain T069 chromosome 5, whole genome shotgun sequence genome:
- a CDS encoding ras family domain-containing protein → MSSSAPWDYIAKLVCIGDSGCGKSSLTIRLCEGRFSAHHDVTIGVEFGSRIVPVGPPHTPAGPIPSLSSPDEPSSPAGLPEPRRDTSGIPQKHMKLSLWDTAGQETYKSVTRSYFRGASGALLVFDLSRKATFQHVTDWLNDLRQIAEPDIVIVLVGNKADLTQQEDNKREVTREEAEEWARRNGILEYVETSAKSGENVEKAFMRVAERIYQNIQAGKYNLNDRRSGVKGPGAGGNRQVKLSTDAAKSGGGCC, encoded by the coding sequence atgTCCTCATCAGCTCCGTGGGACTACATCGCCAAGCTAGTCTGCATCGGCGACTCAGGATGCGGCAAATCTAGTCTCACCATCCGCCTCTGCGAAGGCCGCTTCTCCGCGCACCACGACGTCACAATCGGCGTCGAATTCGGCTCCCGCATCGTCCCCGTCGGCCCTCCTCACACTCCCGCCGGCCCCATCCCGTCCCTGTCCTCTCCAGACGAACCCTCGTCCCCCGCAGGCCTTCCGGAGCCCCGGCGCGACACCAGCGGCATCCCCCAGAAGCATATGAAGCTCAGTCTGTGGGACACAGCCGGCCAGGAGACGTACAAGTCCGTCACGAGATCATATTTCCGCGGCGCAAGCGGTGCGCTGCTCGTCTTCGACCTGTCGCGCAAGGCCACCTTTCAGCACGTTACCGACTGGCTGAATGATCTTCGCCAGATTGCCGAGCCGGACATTGTCATTGTCCTGGTCGGCAACAAGGCCGATTTGACGCAGCAGGAGGACAACAAGCGAGAGGTCACGCGGGAGGAAGCGGAAGAGTGGGCCAGGCGCAATGGCATCCTTGAATACGTCGAGACGAGCGCCAAGAGCGGCGAGAACGTTGAGAAGGCCTTTATGAGGGTCGCCGAGAGGATATACCAGAACATCCAGGCCGGCAAGTACAATCTAAACGACAGGAGGTCTGGCGTCAAAGGTCCCGGCGCTGGCGGGAACCGGCAAGTGAAATTGTCTACCGACGCCGCTAAATCAGGAGGTGGATGTTGTTGA
- a CDS encoding dolichyl-phosphate-mannose-protein mannosyltransferase domain-containing protein → MAADKAVLASGADQGEGLRLRQVASQAAPGPIVQPEDKKKLAKKEKSLFEVLADLESILAPLIFTAVAIFTRLWKIGISDIVTWDEAHFGKFGSYYIKHEYYFDVHPPLGKMLVGLSGVLAGYNGSFEFKSGEKYPEDVNYTFMRAFNAAFGIACIPMAYFTAKELKLTRPAVWFVTLMVLCENSYTTISRFILLDSMLLCGTFATTLCWAKFHNQRHNSFEPEWFFWLFMTGVSIGCVCSVKLVGLFVTALVGLYTIEDLWRKYGDRKMPIPVLAAHFSARVVGLIVVPFLIYMISFALHFAILDSTGPGDAQMSSLFQANLKGTEVGKNSPLEIAIGSRATIKNMGYGGGLLHSHVQTYPEGSGQQQVTCYHHKDANNDWFFYPNRFEADYDAESPDLRFIGDGSVIRLIHAQTGRNLHSHEIDAPVTKSHREVSSYGNLTVGDDKDHWRIEVVRDTASRDRSRIRTLTTAFRLKHTALGCYLRAGNVNLPQWGFKQIEVTCDKQNNPRDTYTHWNVEAHWNDKLPASDPGVYKSPFIHDFIHLNVAMMTSNNALVPDPDKQDDLASQWWQWPILNVGLRMCGWDDNIVKYFLLGNPFVYWVSTASLGLVALVVAWYIVRWQRGFKELNNFEIEQIHYAGIYPVIGWFLHYLPFVIMARVTYVHHYYPALYFAILSLGFLVDWVLRNRNAVVQSVIYGVLYSVIIGLYVLFIPICWGMTGSNQQYSYLKWFDNWRISD, encoded by the exons ATGGCTGCCGACAAGGCCGTCCTCGCCTCCGGCGCTGACCAGGGCGAAGGCTTGAGGCTGCGACAGGTGGCTTCGCAAGCCGCGCCCGGGCCCATTGTCCAGCctgaggacaagaagaagctggcaaaGAAG GAGAAATCTCTCTTTGAAGTGCTTGCAGACTTGGAGTCCATCCTTGCCCCGCTGATCTTCACAGCCGTTGCCATCTTCACTCGATTGTGGAAGATTGGCATTAGCGATATCGTCACTTGGGATGAGGCTCA TTTTGGCAAGTTTGGAAGCTACTATATCAAACATGAATACTACTTCGACGTCCACCCTCCGCTCGGAAAGATGCTGGTAGGCCTCTCCGGAGTCCTCGCCGGCTACAACGGATCCTTCGAATTCAAGTCTGGCGAGAAATACCCCGAAGATGTCAACTATACATTTATGCGAGCCTTTAATGCCGCCTTTGGCATTGCTTGTATCCCCATGGCCTACTTTACtgccaaggagctgaaaCTGACCCGACCTGCCGTCTGGTTTGTTACCCTGATGGTCCTCTGCGAGAACTCTTACACCACCATCAGCcgcttcatcctcctcgactCCATGCTTCTTTGTGGAACCTTTGCTACCACTCTTTGCTGGGCCAAGTTCCACAACCAGCGTCACAACAGCTTCGAGCCCGAATGGTTCTTTTGGCTCTTCATGACGGGTGTGAGCATCGGATGCGTTTGCAGTGTTAAGCTCGTCGGTCTGTTTGTCACTGCCCTGGTTGGTCTTTACACAATTGAGGATCTGTGGAGAAAGTATGGCGACAGAAAGATGCCTATT CCTGTCCTTGCCGCCCACTTCTCTGCTCGCGTCGTGGGCCTCATTGTTGTTCCTTTCCTCATCTACATGATCTCCTTTGCCCTGCACTTTGCCATTCTCGACTCCACCGGTCCTGGTGATGCCCAGATGAGCTCCCTGTTCCAGGCCAACCTGAAGGGAACCGAAGTCGGCAAGAATAGCCCCCTGGAGATTGCCATCGGATCTCGTGCCACCATCAAGAACATGGGTTATGGTGGTGGTCTTCTTCACTCTCACGTCCAGACCTATCCTGAGGGAtctggccagcagcaggTTACTTGCTACCACCACAAGGATGCCAACAACGACTGGTTCTTTTACCCCAACCGCTTCGAAGCCGATTACGATGCCGAGTCCCCCGACCTCCGATTCATTGGTGATGGATCCGTCATTCGTCTCATTCACGCCCAGACTGGCCGCAACCTGCACTCTCACGAGATCGATGCCCCCGTCACCAAGTCCCACCGCGAAGTGTCCAGCTATGGCAACCTCACTGTTGGTGATGACAAGGACCACTGGCGCATCGAGGTCGTCCGAGACACGGCATCCCGCGATCGCAGCAGAATCCGCACTCTCACGACTGCCTTCCGCCTTAAGCACACTGCACTGGGCTGCTACCTCCGCGCTGGAAACGTCAACCTTCCTCAGTGGGGTTTCAAGCAGATTGAGGTTACTTGCGACAAGCAAAACAACCCTCGCGACACTTACACTCACTGGAACGTTGAGGCTCACTGGAACGACAAGC TGCCTGCCAGCGACCCCGGCGTTTACAAGTCGCCCTTTATCCACGATTTTATCCACCTCAACGTTGCCATGATGACTTCCAACAACGCCCTGGTGCCGGATCCCGACAAGCAGGATGACTTGGCCTCTCAGTGGTGGCAGTGGCCCATCCTGAACGTCGGCCTTCGCATGTGCGGCTGGGatgacaacattgtcaagTACTTCCTTCTTGGTAACCCGTTCGTCTATTGGGTTTCCACCGCCTCTCTCGGCCTTGTCGCTCTTGTTGTGGCGTGGTACATTGTGCGATGGCAGCGCGGATTCAAGGAGCTCAACAACTTCGAGATCGAGCAGATTCACTACGCCGGCATCTACCCCGTCATTGGCTGGTTCTTACACTACCTTCCCTTTGTCATCATGGCGCGTGTTACCTACGTTCACCACTACTATCCTGCTCTGTACTTTGCCATCCTCTCCCTGGGCTTCCTTGTTGACTGGGTCCTGAGGAACCGTAATGCTGTTGTCCAGAGTGTCATCTATGGCGTCCTGTACTCTGTCATTATTGGACTTTACGTCCTGTTCATCCCCATCTGCTGGGGTATGACTGGAAGCAACCAGCAGTACTCATACCTGAAGTGGTTTGACAACTGGCGCATCAGCGATTAA
- a CDS encoding CHY zinc finger domain-containing protein, translating into MPSLVSEFIINPVLRQARRFSEISRATLAGDEETPVVPPDAVHDSDDADDVGQQGPDASPDVSPEQRRSRPLSSSTQETIVEEVPAGPATGHGPLLDHLGFPITPPRNAPTKNGPIPEDDGMRELRSRIQEINAREIPSNEKARLMHDTLLEGYRASVIAGSPLAKSDSDDGSIGQTWELASPVGPLESLKYWQNQLIGEPSVKETFVLSDSDIAPTYAPVRHSRTPSTTTPTHSAASLTETRGPLGCEHYERNVKLQCSTCKKWYTCRFCHDIHEDHTLIRKDTKNMLCMLCATPQKASEVCSNCGVVSAQYYCNICKLWENRANKPIYHCNDCGICRRGMGLGKDFFHCKTCRACITTSIESSHKCIERSTDCDCPICGEYMFTSPKRVVFMVCGHSIHKKCYEQHTRASYKCPICNKSLMNMETQFRNLDLAILSQPMPPDFLAYHWLGLKCSICRSYNTVELQILGQNAESLQPAAGDQSQAAREAGARAPNRRRHSSNAPEPPSRILERYARSMSPSHMMMDIPQAAVLEVDGESDDDILGFWRSGEDEEDESSEDEYDSDESTDDDAHDADEDEEEEEDEFNLIGHR; encoded by the exons ATGCCTTCCCTTGTCTCCgagttcatcatcaaccctGTGCTGCGACAGGCTCGCCGCTTTTCCGAGATCTCCCGTGCAACGTTGGCcggcgatgaagagacgCCAGTAGTTCCGCCCGACGCCGTCCACGATTCTGACGACGCCGACGATGTCGGGCAGCAGGGGCCCGATGCATCGCCCGATGTATCGCCTGAGCAACGACGCTCCCGGCctttgagctcctccaccCAGGAGACGATCGTGGAAGAAGTCCCGGCCGGACCAGCCACGGGTCACGGACCTCTGCTTGACCATCTTGGCTTCCCAATAACACCGCCCAGAAATGCGCCCACTAAGAATGGCCCCATTCCCGAGGACGACGGTATGCGAGAGCTGCGTTCCCGCATCCAGGAGATCAACGCTCGGGAGATCCCATCTAATGAAAAGGCCAGGCTCATGCACGATACCCTGTTGGAGGGCTATCGTGCCTCCGTGATCGCCGGCTCGCCTCTTGCCAAAAGCGATTCGGATGACGGCTCCATCGGCCAGACATGGGAGCTTGCCAGCCCTGTCGGACCTCTGGAGTCGCTCAAGTACTGGCAGAATCAATTGATTGGAGAGCCGTCAGTCAAGGAGACGTTTGTCTTGAGTGACAGCGACATAGCTCCGACCTACGCTCCTGTTCGACACTCCAGGACACCAAGCACAACAACTCCAACACACTCGGCTGCTTCGCTTACTGAAACTCGAGGCCCGCTAGGATGTGAGCACTATGAGCGGAACGTGAAGTTGCAGTGTTCCACTTGCAAAAAGTGGTATACCTGTCGTTTTTGCCATGACATACACGAGGACCACACGCTGATCCGCAAGGATACAAAGAATATGCTTTGCATGCTCTGTGCCACACCGCAAAAGGCGTCTGAGGTCTGCAGTAACTGCGGTGTGGTGTCAGCGCAGTATTACTGTAACATCTGTAAGCTCTGGGAGAATCGGGCCAATAAGCCCATCTATCATTGCAATGACTGTGGAATATGTCGTCGGGGCATGGGGCTGGGAAAGGACTTCTTCCATTGCAAA ACATGTCGAGCATGTATCACCACATCCATTGAGAGCTCGCACAAGTGTATCGAGCGATCAACAGACTGTGACTGTCCGATTTGTGGCGAGTACATGTTTACATCGCCAAAACGGGTTGTCTTCATGGTGTGTGGCCATAGCATACACAAGAAATGTTATGAGCAGCACACTCGGGCCTCGTACAAATGCCCAATTTGCAACAAGAGCCTCATGAATATGGAAACGCAGTTTCGCAATTTGGATCTGGCCATCCTAAGCCAGCCAATGCCACCGGATTTCC TGGCATATCACTGGCTTGGACTTAAATGCTCGATATGTCGGTCATATAACACGGTAGAGTTGCAGATCTTGGGGCAGAATGCCGAGTCGCTCCAGCCGGCAGCTGGTGATCAGTCTCAGGCCGCACGGGAGGCTG GCGCGCGGGCGCCCAACAGGCGGCGACATTCTTCCAATGCACCAGAGCCTCCATCACGCATACTCGAAAGATATGCCCGATCCATGTCGCCTTCTCatatgatgatggatataCCACAGGCTGCCGTTCTCGAAGTGGACGGAGAGTCTGACGATGACATCTTGGGCTTCTGGAGAAgtggcgaggatgaagaagatgaatcaAGCGAAGATGAGTACGATTCTGATGAATCGactgatgacgatgcccaCGACgcagatgaggacgaggaggaagaagaggatgagttCAATTTGATTGGACACAGGTAA
- a CDS encoding mitotic-spindle organizing gamma-tubulin ring associated domain-containing protein, with product MPKPDKHVAASQAVDILEEISTMLNCHMDRRMLSTCISLIEQGVHPESLVQVIKELREIADDTRREQQEAAAANNR from the exons ATGCCCAAACCCGACAAACACGTCGCGGCCTCCCAAGCCGTCGACATTCTCGAAGAAATCTCAACCATGCTA AACTGCCACATGGACCGCCGCATGTTGTCCACATGCATCTCATTAATCGAACAAGGCGTCCATCCCGAATCTCTCGTG CAAgtcatcaaggagctgcgTGAGATTGCCGATGACACGCGCCGGGAACAGCAagaggccgccgccgctaATAATCGGTGA
- a CDS encoding chromosome segregation protein spc25 domain-containing protein yields the protein MAAGFDPSMSIGPGRQTMAPVGPSAADTLPSIDFGFDDLRERMAKFTAKFDAFIEQGRKRVLEERNQFRVNMAELQEDERMRRRDIEIAQVKMSTYQQTIEKEEAEKREMEGSISSLAAQRDSHIAARDSLKAQIAETQAEIDSRLAAQRAYMKQKEAQLRYNVPELDFWITNLCLRIEGAGKDDRLKFVYTHIDEKNWEREAWFELVTSSRDYDVKHCRPKLERESVERVLDKVNESRELVVLLKGMRELFVEAVKS from the exons CCGACACGCTGCCCAGCATCGACTTTGGGTTCGACGATTTGCGCGAGCGCATGGCCAAGTTTACAGCTAAATTCGATGCCTTTATTGAGCAAGGCCGCAAGCGTGTCTTGGAGGAGCGCAATCAATTCCGCGTCAACATGGCCGAGCTTCAAG AGGATGAACGCATGCGACGGAGAGATATTGAAATCGCCCAAGTCAAAATGTCAACGTACCAGCAAACCAttgagaaggaagaagccgaGAAGCGCGAAATGGAAGGCTCGATATCCTCGCTCGCCGCCCAGCGCGACAGCCACATCGCCGCGCGCGACAGCCTCAAGGCCCAGATTGCAGAGACCCAAGCTGAGATAGACTCTCGACTGGCCGCCCAACGCGCCTACatgaagcagaaggaggCGCAGCTACGGTACAACGTCCCCGAGCTGGACTTTTGGATCACAAACCTGTGTCTACGGATTGAGGGCGCGGGAAAAGACGACCGGCTCAAGTTTGTGTACACGCATATTGACGAGAAAAACTGGGAGCGCGAAGCGTGGTTCGAGCTGGTGACTAGCTCGAGGGACTACGATGTGAAGCATTGCAGGCCTAAACTGGAGCGTGAGAGCGTCGAGAGGGTGCTGGATAAGGTCAACGAGTCGAGGGAACTGGTTGTGCTGCTGAAGGGAATGAGAGAGCTGTTTGTGGAGGCCGTAAAGTCCTGA